Proteins encoded within one genomic window of Geotalea daltonii FRC-32:
- a CDS encoding YbgC/FadM family acyl-CoA thioesterase — MEIRVYYEDTDVGGVVYHANYLHYFERARTEFFRRRGLSVRELHERGCIFPVVRAEVDFRAPARHDDLLRVETEVLEVGKSSFVLGQQVIRAVDDMLLVTGTIKLVCVGPGMKAKRLPADLLEAFRGE; from the coding sequence GTGGAAATACGGGTCTATTATGAGGACACGGACGTCGGCGGTGTAGTCTATCATGCCAACTATCTCCATTATTTCGAGCGGGCAAGAACCGAATTCTTCCGGCGGAGGGGGTTATCGGTGCGGGAGCTCCATGAACGGGGCTGCATCTTTCCCGTCGTTCGGGCGGAGGTGGATTTCCGCGCTCCCGCCAGGCACGACGACCTGCTCCGAGTGGAGACTGAAGTGCTTGAAGTTGGGAAAAGCTCCTTTGTTCTGGGCCAGCAGGTGATCCGGGCAGTGGACGACATGCTTTTAGTGACAGGCACCATAAAGCTGGTCTGTGTCGGCCCCGGCATGAAGGCGAAACGCCTGCCG